The genomic window TGATCCTCTGCCTTAAATTTTTCAACAATAGCATCGAAAGCAGCATCATTACTGTCTTTTGTTAAGTAAATCTTATGCAGCGCCAATCCGTCTTTTCCGAAAAATTGTAAACTTTTTTTATCACCTTCAATGACAGCAAACGCAAATTTCCAGTGGTTCAGGAAAATTCTAAGATCGATATCTTCCCCTACAAAAAGCTGTGCGTGTGGGCTGCTGAAATCTCCGTTCAGGTAAGTTCCTTTTCTTTCGTGAACGCATTCGTCGTTGCGTGTAAGTGCCATTACTTTGCCCAATTGTTCTGCATCAGTCAAAATATCTTTAAACTCCGGCTTAAAAACCGTTACGCCGTTTCCAACATTCGTTGCTAATAATTCTGCTTCGCTTACTCCTAGTTGTGCAGCTGCATTTCTGATTCTCAAATGTGGATTTTCAGCTTTCAGAGCTTCCCATTTTTCCTTCAAATCGTTTACTAATGTGCTCATTATTTTATTTTTTTATGGTTAAAACTGTATAATTTCTTGTTATTGTTTCGTTTCCTGTTTTACTTTTCACTTCTTCTTCCTTTTCAGAGATTTTCATTCTTTTAAAATGACTTTTGGAAACCGTTTGTTCCATTTCATCCGTATTGTACAAGATAAAATCGAACTGAGTAAAAGGTAATTTTTCCATGAAATTTCTTTGTCCGAAAGTCAGCACAAAAGTTCCGTTATCTTTGAGTACCCTGTGAATTTCATTTAAAAAATCAACCGGTTCTTCCCAGAAATACACGGTGTTTACGGTAAATATTTTATCGAAAGTTTTATCTTCAAAAGGAAATTTTTTCCCTTCATACAATACAAATTCGGCCTGGTTTTTAAATTCTTCATTTAATCTTTTGGCTTCGTAATGCATTGTTTCAGAAATATCAATCCCTGTATAGTGTATATTTTGGGCTTTATTTACAATACTTTTAACGTGATCAGCATTCCCATGACCGATTTCAAGAACGGCCTCATTGTCTTCAATTAAAAGTGTTTTAATGCTTTCCAGCGTCATTCCGATGTTGGTGGCATTCATCATCTCGCCGATTTCGATTCCTTTTTCTCCCTGAGGATTGGCCAGATTTTGAGCTAATATTTTTAAGTTTTCGTTGTCCATCTTATCCAAAAATAATCATTGGGTTATTCGTAATCGGGTGTCCGCAAATCGTGCATGGAAAATTGTACGCTTCACTGATATTTTCGGCAGTAAAGACCTCTTCCGGGCTTCCATAAGCAGCTACCCTTCCGGATTTCATTAATAATATTTTGTCTGCATATTGTGCTGCAAGATTCAGATCATGGAGAACAACGATTGCCGAATTGGCTTTTTTGGTGAAATTTTTAATCGTTTCTAAAGCTTTATATTGATGTTTAACATCTAAATTATTCAAAGGTTCATCGAGAAAAACCAGTTTATGTGCAATTTTATTCTGCAGCTGAGCCAATACTCTCGACAAATGCACGCGTTGTTTTTCTCCACCGGACAACGTATTGTATTCCCTTTCTTTCAGGTGGAAAACATCTGTTTCCTGCATCATACTGTTCATCGCATCATGATCTTCCTGTCTCGGCTGGGCATCGAAATACGGGTAACGCCCCATCATCACGACATCCTGCACCTCGAGCGGAATATCATTGCTGTTGTGCTGGGAAAATTTCGCCTTGTGCTTCGACAATTCCTGAACTTCCCAATCGTTGATATTTTTATTCTTAAATACAATCTTCTGATTCGATTTCACTTCATTCGCCAAAACACTCAAAAGACTGGATTTTCCGGCACCATTCGGACCGACAATGGCTAAAAATTCGCCATATTCCAAAGAAACATCAACACCGTTCAGAATATGAAATTCCCTGTGTTTATAATTGATTTGATGTGCCTTTATCATTATAAAGATTTTTTGAATTTAACTAAAATCGCGATGAAAATCGGACCACCCATTAATGCCGTCAGAATCCCGATCGGTAATTCCGAAGGTTCTACAATGCTTCTGCTGAACGTGTCTGCCGTTAACAATAAAATACTTCCGCAAATCGCCGATAATGGCAAAATGAACGCATAATTTGATTTAAACGAAAGCCTTAAAATATAAGGGACAATAAGCCCCACGAAGCCGATCGTTCCCGAAAATGCGACACAACTTCCGACCATTAATGCCGTAATGATGATGATCTGTTTTTTTAATCTTTCTACATTGATTCCTAAATGCTGGGCATCTTTTTCACCTAACATCATTGCGTTCAATGCTTTACCTTTCGGCAATAAAATGAAATAAGAAATGATTAAAACAACGGTTAAAATAATATTCTTCGTCCATGTTGCAGCGGCCAAACTTCCTAAATTCCAAAATGTTAAATCTCTCAACTGGTCGTCTTTTGAAATATAAATCAAAAAACCAGTGATCGAAAAACCGATGGCTGTAATCGCAACTCCGCTTAACAACATCATGACAACATTCGTCTTTCCTCCGCTCGTAGAAATCCTGTACACCAGCAACATTGATAAAAAAGAACCGATGAAAGCTGCAATACCTACCAATGAAAATTGTACGGCTTCAGGAAGATATTCTTTGAAATGCCCTCCTAAAACAATCGCAATGGCGGCAAGTAACGTCGCTCCCGATGTGAGTCCGATTAAATCTCCTGTCGCTAAAGGATTTTTAAACAGTCCCTGCAATCCCGTTCCCGAAACCGCAAGCATGCTTCCGATGAGAATAGCCATGATAATTCTGGCTGCTCTTACGTCCCAAACGACATATGTATCACTCAATGATATTGTTGGATCTCCTTTAATTACTTTTCCTAAAATTTCAAACGCGGACTTACCACCGAAGTCGTAAACCCCTGTGTTAAGTGACCATACCGCTATCATGATAAGCAGTATGGCACTTATGGTGATGTAAACGTATAATTTACTTTGTGTTTTCAACTAAAAGTTTGTTTAATCCTACTGCAGCCTCTCCTAATCTCGGTCCGAAACCTGAAACCAAGCCACCGTCCATTGCGATGATTTTCTTGTTTTTACCCGCGTTTGTCTGTGAAACACCCGGCATTTTTAAAGCCCCCTCATTTCCTCCGGCACCTTGTAATCCGCTTGTGAAAAAGAACAGAATATCAGGATTTGCTTTTACAACTGCTTCAGGAGTTAACGGCTTGAAATCTTCGAAATCATTCACGGCGTTTTCACCACCTGCAAGTCCGATCAATGCAGCCATTGGCGTATTTTTACCTGAAACCATCAGCATATTTCCTCTTGCGTAGATGAACAATACTTTTGGTTTTTTAGCGATGGGCTGGATTTGTTTTAAATCTGCATCGATTTTATCGTTCAATTTCTGATAATCTGTATTTCCGATCGCTTTTGCTACGTCTGCAATTAATTTTTTAGTTCCGTCAACCGTAAATTCCTGTTTAAAAATTTCGGTCTGAATCTTTGACTCTTCGATTTTTTTCATTAATTCTGGGTTGATGTCTTTATCAGACGCTAAAATTAATGTCGGAGAAACCGCCATGATCGGCTCGATCGTCATTGATCTTACGTGACCTAAATCTTTAGCCGTAGCTTTCAAAGATTCTGGATATGTGCTTGTAACATCGGTTCCTACGATTTCTTTTTCGTGGCCTAAAGCTGCTACGATTTCTGTAATCCCACCGTTTAACGTTACAATTTTATGGGTAGATTTTGGTGTTTCAGAACTTACTTCCGTAGTATTTTCTTTTTTCGCTTCTTCCGCTTTTTTGCAAGAATACACTGCGACAAGCACAGAAGCTGCAAGGATGAATTTTTTCATGATATACTATTATTTGATTTATTTTTTGATTTTTAATACTTGATTTTAAAGCAAAGGCGTTTCACTCAGCCAAGTCCGCATTATTTACAGAGGTTTATATTCGAATTGAGGTCTGCCTCTTTCGCCTGCCGTATTGGTAAGTCTGGTGAATCTTAATTTGAAATAAAACCCTTCCGGATCTTTGATGATGTAGAAACGGTCGCCGTAGACTTCCAGTCCGTTTGTACCTACAGGATTTCTCCAGTTGGCACCGATTACACGCTGATCATTATAAACGAATTTCGACTGATCGATATCTGAAGTTTTAAAATTATTATAAGCTTCCACACCCGATCCTGAAGTTACCAGAACCTCATAAGCCCCGACTCCGGCTACATTATTTGTCGTAACAAAATCAGCATAGATATAGCTTCCCGCTCCCGCAATGATATTGGTAAATACCGTGAAACAGATATCCCATTTCTTTTTTTCGGGCTGGATAAACACTTCTTTATTGTTTTTTAAACTTACAAAACTGTAGTTGTAAGCTGTGTTTTTTGCGATGGTCAGTTCTTTGTGTGTCGTTGCACCAAGCTCTGCATATTTCACTTTGTAACCGCCATCGGTAGTTCTTACAATCTGAACTTTCATCCATCCTCTGCTGTCACCGCCCGTCGCTACTGAACCTGTGGGAACCGAACCTGTATAAATTTCCTTGCCCATATTCACTAAGTAAACCGCATTTTCAGCATCATTGGCTTTAATTTCGCCAATTGCCGTGTATCCTGCGGGGAAATTACCATTCACATCATCAATATAAATTTCATTTGCCGGATTGAAATTGGCAACCTGTACCTGATTTTTTAGAGAAGTAAGATTCGATTCTGTTACCATATCTATGTTGGTGGCATCAGGAATTTTTCCTGCAGCCATCATGATGGATGAATTTAAAACTACTTTAAAAGCGCTTCCGGAATAAAAAGCAAGATCCCAGTCTGTTCTCTTCGTAAGAATCTCGGCATTGGCAGACAAATCAAACCAAACCTGGTTCGGCTGGGTGGCACCACCTACATCAGGATCTACTCTTGCTCCGTCTGAAGGTGCTACAGCAACGGGATCTTCATTATCATTAATACACGATTGAGATATAAAAGAAGTTCCTATTAATAAACAAAATAGTATTTTTTTCATTTTTAATGATTTAAAAATTATAATTTAATCTGGCAAAATAACTTCTGCCGTAGAATAGATTCTGCTGATTGGCTGCGGCATTATGACCGTCACCCGACTGAATGGTATTTCTTACATTCGTTACATCAAAAATATTTTTGATTCCGGCACTTATTTCGAAATGATTTTTAAAAAAAGGCTGGCTTACGGTGAAATTCATCATATTAAAATCACCGATTTCCCCTAAAACATACTGCCCCGGATCTGTCGGATCCTGTGCATTTCCCTGGTGAGTGTAGCGTTTTTGGGTTCCGGTATATTTATAATAAAGGGCAAATAAAGTTTTGGTATACGGTAAGGTGTAATTGGCTGCCAGATTAGCTTCAGCGTAATAATTAAAATCATCCGGCGAAGTGATATTTCCGGTATTCAGAACCTGGGAAATTCCCATCACGGAAACCCCTGCATTGAAGGTTAAATCTCCTTTTCTTATGTTCAATCCGCCTCCGAATAAGATGGA from Chryseobacterium wanjuense includes these protein-coding regions:
- a CDS encoding class I SAM-dependent methyltransferase, whose amino-acid sequence is MDNENLKILAQNLANPQGEKGIEIGEMMNATNIGMTLESIKTLLIEDNEAVLEIGHGNADHVKSIVNKAQNIHYTGIDISETMHYEAKRLNEEFKNQAEFVLYEGKKFPFEDKTFDKIFTVNTVYFWEEPVDFLNEIHRVLKDNGTFVLTFGQRNFMEKLPFTQFDFILYNTDEMEQTVSKSHFKRMKISEKEEEVKSKTGNETITRNYTVLTIKK
- a CDS encoding heme ABC transporter ATP-binding protein — protein: MIKAHQINYKHREFHILNGVDVSLEYGEFLAIVGPNGAGKSSLLSVLANEVKSNQKIVFKNKNINDWEVQELSKHKAKFSQHNSNDIPLEVQDVVMMGRYPYFDAQPRQEDHDAMNSMMQETDVFHLKEREYNTLSGGEKQRVHLSRVLAQLQNKIAHKLVFLDEPLNNLDVKHQYKALETIKNFTKKANSAIVVLHDLNLAAQYADKILLMKSGRVAAYGSPEEVFTAENISEAYNFPCTICGHPITNNPMIIFG
- a CDS encoding HmuY family protein, coding for MKKILFCLLIGTSFISQSCINDNEDPVAVAPSDGARVDPDVGGATQPNQVWFDLSANAEILTKRTDWDLAFYSGSAFKVVLNSSIMMAAGKIPDATNIDMVTESNLTSLKNQVQVANFNPANEIYIDDVNGNFPAGYTAIGEIKANDAENAVYLVNMGKEIYTGSVPTGSVATGGDSRGWMKVQIVRTTDGGYKVKYAELGATTHKELTIAKNTAYNYSFVSLKNNKEVFIQPEKKKWDICFTVFTNIIAGAGSYIYADFVTTNNVAGVGAYEVLVTSGSGVEAYNNFKTSDIDQSKFVYNDQRVIGANWRNPVGTNGLEVYGDRFYIIKDPEGFYFKLRFTRLTNTAGERGRPQFEYKPL
- a CDS encoding FecCD family ABC transporter permease; translated protein: MKTQSKLYVYITISAILLIMIAVWSLNTGVYDFGGKSAFEILGKVIKGDPTISLSDTYVVWDVRAARIIMAILIGSMLAVSGTGLQGLFKNPLATGDLIGLTSGATLLAAIAIVLGGHFKEYLPEAVQFSLVGIAAFIGSFLSMLLVYRISTSGGKTNVVMMLLSGVAITAIGFSITGFLIYISKDDQLRDLTFWNLGSLAAATWTKNIILTVVLIISYFILLPKGKALNAMMLGEKDAQHLGINVERLKKQIIIITALMVGSCVAFSGTIGFVGLIVPYILRLSFKSNYAFILPLSAICGSILLLTADTFSRSIVEPSELPIGILTALMGGPIFIAILVKFKKSL
- a CDS encoding heme/hemin ABC transporter substrate-binding protein, whose amino-acid sequence is MKKFILAASVLVAVYSCKKAEEAKKENTTEVSSETPKSTHKIVTLNGGITEIVAALGHEKEIVGTDVTSTYPESLKATAKDLGHVRSMTIEPIMAVSPTLILASDKDINPELMKKIEESKIQTEIFKQEFTVDGTKKLIADVAKAIGNTDYQKLNDKIDADLKQIQPIAKKPKVLFIYARGNMLMVSGKNTPMAALIGLAGGENAVNDFEDFKPLTPEAVVKANPDILFFFTSGLQGAGGNEGALKMPGVSQTNAGKNKKIIAMDGGLVSGFGPRLGEAAVGLNKLLVENTK